aacaaagaccaaaattTCTGATTTTAACTCCAAGGCACAGACCCTCTGACTtttctgactcgggttgctatgACTTCTAACTGATCACTGACTGTCAACAATCACAGTAGCAACAAGCAGTAATAACAGTAGTAAAGTTTGGTATTATATTGGATGGACACGGCATATACGTGCACTTCTGCAAACAATTTGGGATGGAATTCGTAGACACTTATTAATTTTATAGTTCGAACAAAATCCTTTTAGTTTAAACATTTCATGTTCCTTGcgacagtcgcctttggcttgctcactgggggcctaaagactaTCATTTTTAAGGCATGCTTTTTAAGGTTATTCATTATAACCGCTCATTGAGGACTTTAATAGCATATATTTTTGttgcagcataattttctgtaaaactactttgaaacgatatgtgttttcaaatgcagtatacaaatacatttgacttGACTTCACTTGGTCAGAATGATGGTTTTCACACAGTCggcaattaaaaataataaagggtGCTGTAGGAgatttattttatgaaatgacCAGCAGAAAATTTCCCTGTTCCCTgatagatattaatgaaataggtGTAATGAAATATCAGACCGTTTTCTGTGACTGCGCTATAGTCTCTGTAAACAGTGGGGGAAAAAATGGCAGCGGTTAGTTTGACGGTTGTTACAGTTTGCGAATGCTATTTTGCTATCGTTGCTTGCTGAAAGTTCCAGAAttgttaaaatcacttacagcacctttaacggaatgttcaaacgggccaagactattcaaattccaactgacaaacaattcaaatgtaaacaaggcCTTTTACCTGCTttaactgtctgtctctctctttcttgcatTGATGATCTATCTGCAGGCCCATATggaatcaaaatatatatatataatgttattattatttttttgtttttgtttttagttttctgTACAAAATGTTAAGTCTGCAGAAGGGatataaacatagcaaaatataATAAATGGACCTGAGAGAACTatactcttattggtagctaaaCCCATCctgaaattagccaaaatatttcatGAACAAATATTCAAGGGATTTGGGAATGCATAGAACTTTTATGAATGACAGATGTTGCAATTCTGCGGAAATCTTAGAAGTGTTGTCTGCAGGGTTCTGCTTgtgcagattccatctgggcttgtctgtctgtatcttcaaaccttttttttttttttttaaacttagacaaggttttgtcaagccAATGTCAAAGTTTGCcctgacaaactttacctatctagtttattctgtattattatttgtattggcCAGGGTAAAACGGTAATAACAGGTGGTCTGGATGCATTGGAGTTTATTGGGAAGAAGACTATGGATGTGATAGCAGAGGGAGATCCTGGCTTTAAGAAAACAAAGGGGCTGATGATCAGAAACACAACACTGTCACAGGTGCATAATCTAGTGATCGAACAGGCATCTGTGATAATTTTGTAATGATGGACAtcggcaaaaaaaacaaaaaaacaatgtgccTGCTTAGCCTTTCAAAAGTAGTGGTTGTTCCATCTTGTGTTCCTCCACTCAAAATCTACCAACAGTCTTGTCAATGAGCATTTTCTGTTTTAGtgaattttgaataaatattgcGTTGAATAACTGTTTTCATTTGCTAATGTCATATTATATTCTGAATATATTGTCTCTGGACAACTAGCGTAGTTTATTATGACTGTCTGTCCTGATGATATTGAATATATTCCCTGAAGTTGATGCCAACCTTTACCTGAACAAGTGTCTCATCCTGCCCAATCTACACTTGGATTCTGCTGTTGAATGAAACTGCTCTAAATCAATTTTTCATCTCTCAAAGGTCTTAAGAGAGGCAAAGGAGCGTGAGGAGCAACAGACAGGTGAAAACTTAACTTCGGAAACAGACAGGAAGGCTCATTATGGGATGTTGTTTGATGAGTTTGAAGGGCTGTCACACCTGGAGGCTTTGGAGATCCTCTCTAGAGAAAGTGAAGCTAAGGTCAATAGAACTTGCACTTCACAAAAAAGTGAAGCTATTGCTCTGAAAATAACAAATTCAATTTAATCAATCTAATCTATAGACATTTCCTATAGAAATGAAAAACAATGTAGACAATACTATATAAAGCTGTTAACTACATGAAGGTACTGCAGATGTGGTGTGAGGTTTTGAACTCGTCTAGTGTTTTGTTTGAGTGCAGGTGAAATCGGTGTTGACCACTCTGTCCGGTGAGGAGTTAGCTAAACTAAGAGAAGAAATACAAGAGATTAAAGAGCCCTTTTACCTCATGGAGTTTGATGATGAGGTGGAGGATGATACAAAAGGTAAACACTAAAATAGGATCATAACCATTGAAATGGTTGGAAAGAACATTCAGAGTTTCCACAGTCagggaaaacctggaaatgttttaaaatggtgttgtccaggcctggaaaagtcatagaaatttctATTGTGAATGTACATTTGTGAGTCGGTTCTTATAGATAAACTGGCTGAACCAGTTCATTATTTAGTCTGAATGATACATTaacaaatcagtaaaaaaaaaaatccttatccagtaatcacaaaagaCTGGAAAGAGCATGTTAAAGTCaatgaaattcattggtcaaaaaagtATGGGAAccctgaaaaatgtaaaataaagaacactgaaaaatgaataaatcttTATTGATATTCTCAGGTGATGATGGAGAAGATTTCGTAAAGGAACTAACAGATGTTCTTAAAAGATTACACATATCCACATCAGCAGACAAACTTTGCAAGGTATCTTTTAAGCATTTTAATCTTACTGTTCGAATTTCTTATGTGTCAAAACATTTACACTTTATAATATTTACACAGGCCAGAAAGAACGCATTCAACCATATCACAAACATGAAGCTACAAAGTGAAAACTCACAGGAGGAGAAAGAGTAGGAAACAGCAGTGGCAAAATGCAGCATTGAGGTCTGACACTCCAGTTATCCAAAATGTACTACATATTTTTGAACAATCCTTGCATAATTTTAGGttaaatacagtatttactgtatgtaaataatgAATATTTGCAATGCGTTTGAATCATTCGATTCATGTGTCTTTATAGAAGGCCCATTTGTTTGCCATTACAAGCCTGGCTGAGTTCACAGCCAGATCCATAGAGCAGTTCCACAAAACAGCTGAAATGCTGCTTCACTGTAATACTGAGGAGGTGACAGCTGCAGAACAAGCCAACGTCTTATCGCAGTGAGTTATGACAATGTCTTTCTGCAAAATCAAGGATGGTGCTCCATGTGGCATTTTGAAAAATTCATCTGATGTTTTTCACTTTTAGAGTTACCATCATTATTTGCAAAGAGATATCACTACTATCCAAAAAGTTCACATCTTGTTTGACTACCATTGGGGTAAGAAAGCTCCTTACCTGTGTCCATATGCATTCAGTCAGCAGATAATccttaattatgttttaaatgtgtatgataaTTATATTGAAGCTGGTACATTTTTGCATGCCTCTAAGTGTAAATGTTTGTTTCTCAGGCAAACGAAAAGGGAGAGGTTCTCAATCCACTTATCACCAGTGTTTTTCTGGAGGTTTGTCtctagtacaggtgcatctcaataaattagaatgtcgtggaaaagttcatttatttcaataattcaactcaaattgtgaaacttgtgtattaaataaattcaatgcacacagactgaagtagtttaagtctttggttcttttaattgtgatgattttggctcacatttaacaaaaacccaccaattcactatctcaaaaaattaatacatcataagaccaataaaaaaaaaaacatttttagtgaattgttggccttctggaaagtatgttcatttactgtatatgtactcaatacttggtaggggctccttttgctttaattactgcctagaaggtgatcagtttgtggcactgctgaggtggtatggaagcccaggtttctttgacagtggccttcagctcatctgcattttttggtctcttgtttctcattttcctcttgacaataccccatagattctctatggggttcaggtctggtgagtttgctggccagtcaagcacaccaacaccatggtcatttaaccaacttttggtgcttttggcagtgtgggcaggttccaaatcctgctggaaaatgaaatcagaatctttaaaaagctggtcagcagaaggaagcatgaagtgctccaaaatttcttggtaaacatgtgcagtgactttggttttcaaaaaacacaatggaccaacaccagcagatgacattgcatcccaaatcatcacagactgtggaaacttaacactggacttcaagcaacttgggctatgagcttctccacccttcctccagactctaggaccttggtttccaaatgaaatacaaaacttgctctcatctgaaaagaggactttggaccacttggcaacagtccagttcttctccttagcccaggtaagacgcctctgacgttgtctgtggttcaggagtggcttaacaagaggaattcgacaactgtagccaaattccttgacatgtctgtgtgtggtggctcttgatgccttgaccccagcttcagtccattccttgtgaagttcacccaaattcttgaatcgattttgcttgacagtcctcattaggctgcggttctcttggttggttgtgcatatttttcttccacactttttccttccactcaactttctgttaacatgcttggatacagcactctgtgaacagccagcttctttggcaatgaatgtttgtggcttaccctccttgtgaagggtgtcaatgattgtcttctggacaactgtcagatcagcagtcttccccatgattgtgtagcctagtgaaccaaactgagagaccattttgaaggctcaggaaacctttgcaggtgttttgagttgattagctgattggcatgtcaccatattctaattttttgagatagtgaattggtgggtttttgttaaatgtgagccaaaatcatcacaattaaaagaaccaaagacttaaactacttcagtctgtgtgcattgaatttatttaatacacaagtttcacaatttgagttgaattactgaaataaatgaacttttccacgacattctaatttattgagatgcacctgtatgtctgtTCTCGGCCTGCTTAAAGTTTCTGCTGAACTACAATAGTCTGATGAATTTatgcttgtatgtgtgtttgacctTTTCATGTTTGCACATGAGTATTAACAAGTTCCCTTTCactttatatttcattttaaggCTTCAAACAGTGCATCATATATCCAGGATGCGTTCCAGCTGCTAACGCCAGTGCTGGAAGTGTCTCATATCCAAAGAACAGTGGAGTCTACACAGTGATAACCACTCAAAACACTCAACAGTGCTGAAAATGGATTTTAAGAACACAAAACCCACCATGCAACTTCTTAAGATGGATGTAAAACTATTTTCTATTCAGTAATCTAGTGCAGTTACGCACTCAGGTAGATTTGGTAAGCAAATTACATACTGTACGGAGTGCACAGCTCACAGTTGATTGGTAACTGTAAATATGTCACTGTTGGCTTTTTCCTATTTTAGTATATTTTTGAATAAGTGTCAGAACTCTTCCTTTATCTGTCAATGTAAAAAAGAATACAgtaatttaaatgtcttttgtcatgtataaatatataatgaaattgatagaaatatatttttttaatttttaaaactcTCATTGTTTCCAAAAATTGGTTTTATGCAGGTCAAATCAGTATTAACTGTCAATTAcgttttaaaataaacaattgttGTCTTCTGGATTATTGGAAATAAGAAATATACATACATTTCTCTCTTAGAAAATGCAGTTACAATACTATAGAGTATGTTGTTGACTGCTTACATAGATGCTAATTTGCACAGCAGAACAAACCAACCATAGCCAGTACACATTGCCTTTTTGAAGTGACATTCAGTGTTTATGCTTCCTATGTGAGTGTAGTAAAACAAATGTCTTCTTTAAACCTCTTTAAAAAACTAACTTTGGAACCTACTATCATTTTTTCCACAATCAACCACTCTGCGATACCTTTTAGAGTGGAATAGGCATTTCAAGTAAGTTTGTTATTGAGTACTCTAACGTGTAAAACGAGTAATCAATTACTTGAAATTAAGAATGTAAGTTCAACCTTTTACCACTGAACTCATCTTTCTTATGAAGAAATTAGCACTATGCataaaaacatctttttttttgcaCTGACACTTAGAGACatgcattccaagtcttctgaagcaatacaagcacttataataattaaaatgttatttttgtaatgGCAAGActtaggtgagagaagcagtttcattgtTGCCCAGGCCAGGCAAAGACAAAGGAAAATCAAAGTGCAATATTCAAGTATTgttgaatatttaaagctgaactgaGTATTCGATTAATcaattactcatgcacatccttACTTTTAAAGGGCTAGATCACCCCAAatgtctcatttactcaccctcatgccatcccagatgtgtatgactttgtttcatctgctgaactcaaaataTATccgctctgtagatccatacaatgcaagtgaatgggtgccaaaattttgaagctccaaaatccacataagggcaacataaaagtactccagagtcagacaactctggtggtttaatccatttcttctgaagcaatatgataggtgtgggtgacaaaacagataaatatttaagtccttttttcctttactttcactttctcctcgtgtttttggtgatttacattcctCGTGCAtaacgccccctactgggcaggagaaagaagttatgacaaaaaatgacttgaatattgatctgtttctcatccacacctttcatatccCTTCAGAAGATATGTTTTTAACCACCAGAgctgtctggattacttttatgctccctttatgtggattttggggcttttaagtgctgatcaccatccacttgcattttatgaacctacagagctgagatattcttataaaaatcttaatttgtgttctgcagaagaaagaaagttatacacatctgggatgcaaggagggtgagtaaatgataagagttttcatttttggatgaaccatctCTTTAAGGTTAGCTTATCGCTTTCAAATGATTAACTTGACTGGATTGATTGCTTTTACTTCCACTAGAGGGCAATGTTACACTGTAACGTCTGTTCAAATGACAAACGTAAAGCCCTTATTATATAGCACTAGTTCAAAGctataaatatttatgaaaatgCAATTTCTGAATCTAGCACAAccatacatacacaaatacactccTCATCCAGTTTTTTTTAGGACAACGTATGCAAACCATGGTCCACAACTAAGCCTTTGAAAAtggtttgcaaaaataaaaagctgAGAAGGGTTACTGTTGAATAATACGTTGTACTGCCAAATTATATTGAAGAATATGTTtctgatattatttgtttttctgtgtaaaaacgAACAGCAGGCAGAAGCTTTCAAAACATATTTAGGTCTATGGTGGGGGTGGGGTTATAGCCCCCCTTGATTTTCCTTCTGCCCCCCCAGAAACTTTTGTCACCCCCCTCTCCATCTGATGAAGAAATAACCAATTGCCCCAATGATTGCCCCTTTACCCCGGCCCTGTTTCaaagaatgtcattttacacagtTGTTTCAGAAATATAGTTTCCTTTGGACAACAAGACGTGTCTCTAATTTGCTTACCCGGTTCACTTTAAAGACAAGGGTCAATGTAAAGGTCAAAACTCATGAAAACACTCCGCATACATCTGAATGTCAATGGCgcatgtaaatgatgtaatacggAGTGTCAAAGGATCAAACGGAACGATGACAACTTTTCTGTTGAAATGTAACTTTGAGATTAGTAAAATTccaattaaattaagttttttttttacggtcAGGTTCTACTCTCCTGGTTGCTTGTTTATAAACAaaattttgcataatttggaaTAACAGTCAAATAACATTTAAACCCAAAaccttattttattttcttcagaaatgtgTGGACAATGACATTATATTTGTTAGAAAGTTATTAAATGAAAATGGGCACCTGTACACATATACAGAATTTTTCATAGGTATAAGATTCCAATAATTTCTAAAGAATACAGTATAGTATTTGATGTTATTCCATCTGGTTTAACATGCATGTTAGAATTTGACTGAGGACACTGCTGATTTTGTTAGAACGGGGGTCTGCTCTTCGTACCTCGCTTATTACATCCGAGATCAAATGACACATCCAAGATGACATCATCGTGCTAATCATGGTCTGGCTAATTAGGTTCTTAAAACACACCTGTAGTTTATGATTAGTATTGGATTGTGTTGTCTGGGATAATTGCGCATTCATGCATTGGTTTAAAAGGGGATATGTATCGAACCTTGATCAGCAACGCTGCTATTGGTTGCTCACCATGGCCAAAGAGCGCCCAGTTTTTCTCCGCAACAGAGCAAGAGCTATTGCTTGAAGGTTATGTGGAATTTGAAGGTTTAATTAAAACACTAGGGAACACCTCAAAGTCTGCAAAAGCCAGGAGAGAGGGCTGGCAAAAAGTAGCAGACAATTTAAATGCGTAAGTGGTGACcatttttataacataaaaacatatatatttttgtattttaataatttcataattaCTTCGTTTATCATCTTTAATGTCAGAGCCACCATGGGACCCACTAGAACATGGGAACAAGTAAAAGTGAAATACAAGATTATTCTACAAAATGGTAATCTTTACTACTTATACTTTTCTGAGTCTCTTTTAAAAAGACACTGTTAAATGATGTGCTTGTCTGTTTATAACAGCAACCAAGAaaggctgaagaaaaaaaaaaaaaaggtggtggtcCTGCACCCCCACGTTATACCCCGGCAGAAGAGCTGGCCCTTGGGTTGAATGTGAACTGACCCATTGTGGAGGGCATACCCGGGGCAGCTCTTCCTTAGACCCACATCCAGGGACCAGTAGCAGCAACACCTTCATTACTGGTAAATGAGCTTTCAGTTCTCttagtacactgtaaaataatttGTTGCTGCAGTAAATTAAGTATAATCCAAATGGCTGTTACAGTAATTTCAACCATGTTAAATCTTGATTAGTGATGAATTGCTTTAACCTAAAGTGAACTATTAActctaaattaatgtaaaaatatgttaCCATGAGTTATTgatcacattttttacagtgGTTAATTGTAATGACATTGTGTTTTCCCCTTTTGTGCAGTTTTACATAATACACCAACACTTTTACCTGTTCCCAAGCAAGTGCTGGCTGAAGCATGTGCAGTAAGTGGACTTTTTCTAACTTTTTACATCAAAAGGGAAGAACGTGCAACACTTTGTAATGcccatttatttccattgcacAGGACAGTGAAGAAACCCCCTCAAATGACTGTCCTTTGGCGGAAGTACCTGTAAGTgcataaataacatgacttaatTTATATATACTCATGTACCTATTATTTCTGACTGCAATATGAGTTACAGGAGTCCACATCCACAGAAAGGCCCACAGAAGAGTCTGCATAGAGAAGTGATACAGAGGTGGGAGGTGTTGtacttttcctttttatttttgtttcatgaggcacgtattgttcattgttttgtccaCAAATGGCACAGGGTGACATCCGTTCCCTATATAAACGGAGTCTTCAGCACAAAATGGAGTATTTTTCCCTGAAAAAACAAATTAAGGGGAGAAATATATCTTGACCACTTAAAGAAGAAACTGGCACTAGAGATAGAGCTGCTTCAAAAGGAACTTAAGAGTAAATGCTAATACACCATTTCACACCGTACTATTGTTGACCTTACATAATATCTCTTATTGCAGGCAaaagattactgattacttttctTTACAAAGAATAATTGAAATA
The DNA window shown above is from Myxocyprinus asiaticus isolate MX2 ecotype Aquarium Trade chromosome 40, UBuf_Myxa_2, whole genome shotgun sequence and carries:
- the LOC127430546 gene encoding LOW QUALITY PROTEIN: protein FAM114A2-like (The sequence of the model RefSeq protein was modified relative to this genomic sequence to represent the inferred CDS: substituted 1 base at 1 genomic stop codon) — protein: MSDNENSTSDQTDKSMEPKEPSADTLSDSSIDVAPNRKTRRRPEHKPPHEDQKIPETPKPAENYAKSSMETTVSQGGWGYWGSWGKSILSTTTATVATVGQGLSQATEKAETSLGIPSPEELSAQVDKEEKTDGSTSSEANKEEGERSYGMGGAMGMISSLTSVVQSTGKTVITGGLDALEFIGKKTMDVIAEGDPGFKKTKGLMIRNTTLSQVLREAKEREEQQTGENLTSETDRKAHYGMLFDEFEGLSHLEALEILSRESEAKVKSVLTTLSGEELAKLREEIQEIKEPFYLMEFDDEVEDDTKGDDGEDFVKELTDVLKRLHISTSADKLCKARKNAFNHITNMKLQSENSQEEKEXETAVAKCSIEKAHLFAITSLAEFTARSIEQFHKTAEMLLHCNTEEVTAAEQANVLSQVTIIICKEISLLSKKFTSCLTTIGANEKGEVLNPLITSVFLEASNSASYIQDAFQLLTPVLEVSHIQRTVESTQ